The following coding sequences lie in one Pseudomonadota bacterium genomic window:
- a CDS encoding flagellar protein FlgN — translation MDNTIIELLENGLYEGISLYDELLACFKKEKEVLANMDLDNLWDISKEKTNVCAKINFTEQKVFSAIRSELEIQHFAGSEQVTDFNRWSQYPALITEIIQEKDRPRFQKLYYTLQNIKSEIDMMRKVNTDTIEHSLQFLDEIISLITGQAHQEVIYNGRCRYNQSRNSMFMSREV, via the coding sequence ATGGACAATACTATAATTGAGCTGCTTGAAAATGGCCTGTATGAAGGGATATCTCTTTATGATGAGCTTCTTGCCTGTTTTAAAAAGGAAAAAGAAGTATTGGCAAATATGGATTTGGATAATCTTTGGGATATATCAAAAGAAAAAACCAACGTATGTGCAAAGATAAATTTCACAGAGCAAAAAGTTTTTTCCGCTATTCGTTCTGAATTGGAAATACAGCATTTTGCCGGATCAGAACAGGTCACCGATTTTAACAGATGGTCACAATATCCTGCTCTTATTACAGAAATAATACAGGAAAAGGATAGGCCGAGATTTCAGAAATTATATTATACGCTGCAAAACATTAAAAGCGAGATTGATATGATGCGCAAAGTAAATACTGATACAATTGAGCATTCGCTTCAATTCCTTGATGAAATTATATCACTCATAACAGGACAGGCGCATCAGGAAGTTATATACAATGGAAGATGCAGATATAATCAGTCAAGAAACAGTATGTTTATGAGCAGGGAGGTCTGA
- a CDS encoding flagellar basal body L-ring protein FlgH, protein MIYKNIATLCILLGLITGCSAGSQYIKQAAKVEIKSPDKLPYAYQPPQVSEGSLWSESEGSLLFPDRRARRVGDIVIVRIVEDPEANLSASTSSSRSSSANAKLEFLGYMKALAEKNPRLAQNPGSDDLINATFGTKFDGKGSSNRDGHVKAYVSAVVLKVFPNGNLFINGKREVKVNNETQYITLSGIVRSEDISTANEVSSAYVADAKISYSGNGPVADKQRPGWLMGVIDYVWPF, encoded by the coding sequence ATGATTTATAAAAACATTGCAACATTATGCATTTTGCTTGGTTTGATTACCGGTTGTTCGGCTGGTTCTCAATACATTAAACAGGCTGCAAAGGTTGAAATAAAAAGTCCTGACAAGCTCCCCTATGCTTATCAGCCGCCACAAGTATCAGAAGGATCTTTGTGGTCTGAATCGGAAGGGTCATTACTTTTCCCTGACAGAAGAGCGCGGCGGGTAGGTGATATTGTTATTGTAAGAATTGTTGAAGATCCTGAGGCAAACCTCAGTGCCAGCACTAGTTCCAGCAGATCATCTTCTGCGAACGCAAAACTGGAATTCTTAGGTTATATGAAGGCTCTGGCTGAAAAAAATCCGCGGCTTGCCCAGAATCCGGGAAGCGATGATCTGATAAATGCAACTTTTGGCACAAAATTTGACGGAAAAGGTTCCAGCAACAGAGACGGCCATGTCAAAGCATATGTATCTGCTGTAGTTTTAAAGGTTTTTCCAAACGGCAATTTATTTATAAATGGCAAGCGGGAAGTAAAAGTAAACAATGAAACTCAATATATTACACTATCCGGAATAGTAAGATCCGAAGATATCAGCACAGCAAACGAGGTTTCTTCAGCTTATGTTGCCGATGCTAAAATCTCTTATTCCGGGAATGGCCCGGTAGCGGATAAGCAAAGGCCTGGATGGCTGATGGGGGTTATTGATTATGTATGGCCGTTTTAA
- a CDS encoding DUF499 domain-containing protein produces MKTVRDACQLQPNALTIKLSDQIEQLDELINAEGNGAAFFEKTYITQGMQDLINEGIARLTGTSSQAIFHLKQAMGGGKTHLLVGFGLLAKHSELRKKYCAELPNISAFKTAGIGAFNGRNNPDSFFWGEIANQIGKGDQFKAFWTSGPKAPDEKDWIKLFEGDQPVLILLDEMPPYFHYLDTQKVGNGTVADIATRAFANLLTAAGKKNNVCVVISDLTAAYDTGGKLINRALQDARAELGRQERNITPVDLAANEIYDILRKRLFKSLPDEAEIGDIAEAFGRKLEEAAKSKTASRGAEAVSDEISATYPFHPRLKNIIALFKENEQFKQTRGLIELVSRLLRSVWDRSANDVFLIGPQHFDLSIQEVRDKLTEFSGMRDVIAKDLWDAQQSAHAQIIDLQTGKEAATQIGALLLSASLSTAVNAVKGLTREEMVECLVSPLREPSEFLTAFEELEKVAWYVHHTPEGRYYFDRQENLTKLLQSLAHDASENQIEELIRHRLKEMFKPMRKTCYEDVLPLPKLEDVADRVRRGRVLLVVSPDSKIPPEEVQKFFEGLSQKNNLCVLTGDKTAMGSVEKAARQLFAAQKADGRIPQGHPQREDLERKQQTYEQDFNSTILGLFDKVLFPIHRAGKCAQLATKALDMTRDATKSFNGEEQIEKTLTSNPLKLYLDVEKEFDAIRDKAQDLLWPENQDDTRWTDAADRYFEQAGMSWLPPKGLDTLKSIACNRGLWEDLGNGYVTKKPKRKRTSVQVIAETEPDDEGKVRLRINPQNAGPAPKIYFSEDTPVSESSPQLKDQAYTTAALKVNFLVCDPSGQYETGDPLTWSNKLVLRNKLSEKDSKRYVELFVAPKGTINYTLDGSEPREGTVYEGPIPIGDGDVLLRAFAEAGGIETKTDFRFPAKGKKGIQIDELKPAFLISRTGRKLDSRAKTFEGLKQAAEKSATLEGIVLTVGQGNHMIAVNVGEIEVDAAFLEALLNKVLEKFTPETPVTLTFRKAHFVSGHDLKNFASKLGIELKPGDVEQ; encoded by the coding sequence ATGAAAACCGTTCGTGATGCTTGCCAACTACAGCCGAATGCACTGACCATTAAGCTCAGCGACCAGATCGAACAGCTCGATGAATTGATTAACGCAGAGGGAAATGGTGCGGCTTTTTTCGAAAAGACCTATATAACACAGGGCATGCAGGACCTGATCAATGAAGGCATTGCCAGGCTGACAGGGACATCATCTCAGGCCATCTTTCACCTAAAGCAAGCCATGGGCGGTGGTAAAACCCACCTTCTGGTCGGATTCGGTCTTCTTGCCAAGCATTCGGAACTTCGAAAAAAATACTGTGCAGAGCTTCCGAACATATCCGCTTTTAAAACCGCCGGCATTGGGGCCTTTAATGGCCGTAATAATCCGGATAGCTTCTTTTGGGGAGAGATAGCCAACCAAATTGGTAAAGGAGATCAATTCAAGGCCTTCTGGACGAGTGGTCCCAAGGCCCCTGACGAAAAGGACTGGATCAAGCTCTTTGAGGGAGACCAGCCCGTTCTCATTTTACTTGATGAGATGCCGCCGTACTTCCATTACCTCGATACCCAGAAGGTAGGAAACGGCACGGTTGCTGACATCGCCACCCGCGCATTCGCTAACCTGTTGACAGCTGCCGGTAAAAAAAACAATGTTTGCGTTGTTATCTCCGACCTCACTGCTGCCTACGACACAGGTGGAAAACTTATCAATCGCGCACTTCAGGATGCACGTGCCGAACTTGGCCGCCAGGAACGTAACATCACGCCGGTCGACCTCGCCGCCAATGAAATTTACGATATTTTACGCAAGCGTCTTTTCAAGTCTCTTCCTGATGAAGCCGAAATCGGGGACATTGCAGAGGCCTTCGGTCGAAAGCTGGAAGAGGCTGCAAAGTCAAAGACTGCAAGCAGAGGCGCAGAAGCGGTATCCGATGAGATCTCGGCAACCTATCCCTTTCATCCGCGGCTTAAGAATATTATTGCACTTTTCAAAGAAAATGAGCAATTTAAACAGACGCGTGGTCTGATTGAACTAGTCTCACGCCTGCTCAGGTCGGTCTGGGACCGCAGCGCCAACGATGTGTTTCTAATTGGTCCCCAGCATTTTGACCTCTCCATCCAGGAGGTTCGCGACAAGCTGACCGAATTTTCCGGCATGCGTGATGTCATAGCAAAAGATCTTTGGGATGCGCAGCAATCGGCTCATGCCCAAATAATAGACCTCCAGACCGGCAAGGAAGCAGCCACCCAGATCGGCGCTCTGCTTCTCAGTGCCAGCCTTTCCACTGCCGTTAATGCCGTCAAAGGTCTTACCCGTGAGGAGATGGTTGAATGTCTTGTTTCGCCTTTACGGGAACCGTCAGAATTTCTGACAGCCTTCGAAGAATTAGAAAAAGTAGCCTGGTATGTGCATCACACTCCGGAAGGCCGCTATTACTTTGACCGGCAGGAAAACCTCACTAAACTTCTTCAAAGCCTTGCTCACGATGCGTCTGAAAACCAGATCGAAGAACTCATCCGGCACCGCTTGAAGGAGATGTTCAAACCAATGCGCAAGACATGTTACGAAGATGTCCTGCCTCTGCCGAAGCTGGAAGATGTTGCAGACAGAGTCCGTAGAGGGCGTGTTTTGCTGGTGGTTAGCCCGGACTCGAAGATTCCACCGGAGGAAGTCCAGAAATTTTTTGAAGGACTGAGCCAGAAGAATAACCTATGTGTTCTCACCGGTGATAAAACCGCCATGGGCAGTGTGGAAAAAGCCGCACGCCAGCTTTTTGCCGCGCAAAAGGCCGATGGCCGCATTCCCCAAGGTCATCCTCAGAGGGAAGACCTCGAACGGAAGCAACAAACCTATGAACAGGATTTCAATTCCACTATCCTCGGCTTGTTTGATAAGGTGCTCTTCCCAATTCATCGGGCGGGTAAATGTGCCCAGCTTGCCACCAAAGCTCTGGATATGACCCGAGATGCCACCAAATCCTTTAATGGTGAGGAGCAGATTGAAAAGACACTTACGTCCAACCCTCTGAAGCTTTATCTTGACGTAGAAAAGGAATTCGATGCTATCAGAGACAAGGCTCAGGATCTTCTCTGGCCAGAGAATCAGGATGATACCCGCTGGACTGATGCAGCTGACCGATATTTTGAACAGGCCGGTATGTCATGGCTACCACCCAAGGGGCTGGATACTCTCAAATCCATAGCATGTAATCGCGGACTGTGGGAAGACCTCGGAAATGGTTATGTTACAAAAAAACCAAAAAGAAAACGAACCTCGGTTCAGGTTATCGCAGAAACTGAGCCTGATGACGAAGGCAAGGTTCGTCTTCGCATCAATCCGCAGAATGCCGGTCCGGCGCCAAAAATTTACTTTTCCGAAGACACACCGGTCAGCGAGTCCAGTCCGCAACTTAAAGACCAGGCTTATACCACTGCCGCGTTGAAGGTGAACTTTCTGGTGTGTGATCCGTCAGGCCAGTATGAGACCGGCGATCCGTTAACCTGGTCCAACAAGCTGGTTTTGCGTAATAAACTCTCTGAAAAGGACAGCAAACGTTATGTAGAATTATTTGTCGCACCCAAAGGAACGATTAATTATACCCTCGATGGCAGCGAACCACGTGAGGGAACGGTTTACGAAGGCCCGATCCCAATCGGTGACGGCGATGTTTTGCTGCGCGCATTTGCTGAGGCGGGAGGGATCGAAACCAAGACCGATTTCCGCTTCCCTGCCAAAGGGAAAAAGGGTATACAGATTGACGAGTTAAAGCCCGCTTTCCTCATATCCCGAACCGGACGCAAACTGGACTCGCGCGCCAAGACCTTTGAGGGTTTAAAGCAGGCTGCTGAAAAGTCTGCCACACTTGAGGGCATCGTTCTCACCGTGGGCCAGGGGAACCACATGATTGCTGTCAACGTTGGAGAGATTGAAGTGGATGCAGCGTTTCTTGAGGCATTGCTCAATAAAGTGCTGGAAAAGTTTACACCGGAAACTCCGGTGACATTAACATTTCGCAAGGCTCACTTTGTCTCCGGGCATGACCTCAAGAATTTTGCTTCCAAGCTTGGTATTGAACTAAAGCCAGGTGATGTAGAACAATGA
- a CDS encoding flagellar assembly protein FliW: MKIQTTRFGTINAKKDKIIHMPFGMLGFPENKRFIMFRHKENSPFFWYQSVDDPILAFVITSPFIFMPAYGVDAEETAKAMSWDDIKTDDLELYVVANIPKGKPEEMTANLLGPILINIKNNQAVQMVISNNTYSHKFPLAGKGQGCSESK; the protein is encoded by the coding sequence GTGAAAATACAAACAACTCGATTCGGGACAATTAACGCAAAAAAAGATAAAATAATTCATATGCCTTTCGGTATGCTTGGCTTTCCGGAAAACAAGCGCTTTATTATGTTCCGCCATAAAGAAAACTCTCCTTTCTTCTGGTACCAGTCTGTAGATGATCCTATACTTGCCTTTGTTATAACCAGTCCTTTTATATTTATGCCTGCTTATGGAGTTGACGCAGAGGAGACGGCAAAAGCTATGTCCTGGGATGATATCAAAACAGATGATCTTGAGTTGTATGTGGTTGCCAATATCCCCAAAGGAAAGCCGGAAGAAATGACTGCCAATTTACTTGGTCCCATATTGATCAATATAAAAAATAATCAGGCGGTCCAGATGGTAATTTCAAATAATACTTACTCCCATAAATTTCCTCTTGCCGGAAAAGGTCAGGGATGTTCAGAATCAAAATAA
- a CDS encoding rod-binding protein produces the protein MIKDIMQAPVSTDIQKNSPEKLKKTCQDFESIFLTYMLKTMRSSATESGTVGKSHESNMLYAMFDEKLSEQMADSGGMGLADMLFAQLMDRK, from the coding sequence ATGATTAAAGACATTATGCAGGCTCCTGTTTCAACAGATATTCAAAAAAATTCACCGGAAAAACTTAAAAAAACATGCCAGGACTTCGAATCGATTTTTCTGACTTATATGTTAAAGACAATGAGATCCAGCGCAACAGAATCAGGCACAGTAGGAAAGAGCCATGAGAGCAATATGCTTTATGCAATGTTTGATGAAAAATTAAGTGAACAGATGGCAGATAGCGGTGGGATGGGTCTTGCAGACATGCTTTTTGCGCAGCTTATGGATAGAAAATAA
- the flgK gene encoding flagellar hook-associated protein FlgK, with translation MSSLGLVGDIANSALAAQRYGIEVTSHNVANVNTPGYTRQSPIYETKLPASVGGLQLGRGVNTSAIRRISDQFIENQLMGQGSNLSSSEELESYIKVLEGRFSESSNASISAMLSDYWNLWQDISNNPTGSSERTAICEYSIQLTEQFNIVNSSMDQMEINLTNAISSGLGEVNQITSEIAKINAQSVGIEADGAANDLRDKRNELLSQLSEYIDVNSFEQENGTISVVTARGCVLVNGNSNNDLALGGVNGDNVKWQGSGGSTTDITDYITKGKLGGWLTMRDEIITKYQLDLDSMSKELVWAVNQQHSQGIGLSALSEVTGTYAVTDINEELTTIDSGLDFNSKISTGQFNLWVYDSSGTVVGGSATAITIDATTTLENLKSAIDSVDNISASITTGNFLKISADSEDYTFAFSEDTSNVLAALGVNTFFTGSTAGDISVSNAISSDINTIAAATVANDGTFASGDNGNAISIANIQNQSISISNWTCDRINGNTEGTATSTLEDYYHSMVGSIGTVSAGISNTKAFNQVIYSSMSDIRDSISAVSLDEEMTNLIKFQHAYSAAAKLISTADEMLQTLLGMK, from the coding sequence ATGTCGAGCTTGGGTTTGGTAGGAGATATTGCAAACAGTGCCTTGGCTGCTCAGCGCTATGGCATTGAGGTAACTTCTCATAATGTAGCAAATGTTAATACCCCAGGATATACAAGGCAAAGCCCGATTTATGAAACGAAACTTCCCGCATCGGTCGGCGGACTGCAACTTGGCCGGGGGGTAAATACAAGTGCTATAAGAAGAATATCCGATCAGTTTATTGAAAACCAGCTAATGGGTCAGGGTTCCAATTTGTCTTCTTCTGAAGAACTGGAAAGCTATATAAAAGTTCTTGAAGGGAGATTCAGCGAAAGTTCGAATGCCAGCATAAGCGCTATGTTATCTGATTACTGGAACTTATGGCAGGATATATCAAACAACCCGACAGGTTCTTCCGAGCGCACTGCTATTTGCGAATACAGCATTCAACTTACGGAACAGTTCAATATTGTTAATTCCAGTATGGATCAGATGGAAATAAATTTGACTAACGCCATAAGTTCAGGGCTGGGCGAGGTAAATCAGATTACAAGTGAAATTGCTAAAATCAACGCTCAAAGCGTAGGCATAGAGGCAGATGGTGCAGCCAATGATTTAAGGGATAAGCGTAATGAACTTTTATCGCAGTTATCGGAATATATAGATGTTAATTCTTTTGAGCAGGAAAACGGAACTATTTCGGTTGTTACAGCAAGAGGTTGCGTATTGGTTAACGGAAATAGCAACAACGATCTCGCCCTTGGAGGTGTAAACGGAGATAATGTAAAATGGCAAGGCTCAGGCGGATCAACCACCGATATTACAGACTATATAACTAAAGGGAAACTTGGTGGTTGGCTGACTATGCGCGATGAGATCATTACCAAATACCAACTGGATCTGGATTCTATGTCCAAAGAACTCGTATGGGCGGTAAATCAGCAGCATAGCCAGGGTATCGGGTTAAGTGCTTTATCGGAAGTAACGGGAACATATGCAGTCACAGATATAAATGAAGAATTGACTACTATCGATTCAGGGCTTGATTTTAATTCAAAGATTAGCACCGGCCAATTCAACTTATGGGTTTATGATTCTTCAGGAACCGTGGTAGGCGGAAGTGCAACTGCCATAACTATAGATGCTACAACAACTCTTGAAAATTTAAAAAGCGCAATTGATTCTGTTGACAATATAAGCGCATCTATTACTACCGGTAACTTTTTAAAAATCAGCGCCGATAGCGAAGATTATACATTTGCCTTTTCCGAAGACACAAGCAATGTATTGGCTGCTCTTGGTGTAAACACTTTTTTTACAGGTTCGACTGCTGGTGATATTTCTGTAAGCAATGCAATCAGTTCGGATATTAATACTATTGCAGCCGCAACAGTTGCAAATGATGGTACTTTTGCTTCCGGCGATAACGGTAATGCAATTTCTATAGCTAATATTCAAAACCAGTCCATATCGATCTCTAACTGGACATGTGACCGGATAAATGGTAATACGGAAGGCACTGCTACAAGCACACTGGAAGATTATTATCATTCAATGGTAGGTTCAATCGGAACGGTTTCAGCGGGAATCTCAAACACTAAAGCCTTTAACCAGGTGATTTATAGCAGTATGAGCGATATCAGAGACAGTATATCGGCGGTGTCATTGGATGAAGAAATGACAAACCTTATCAAGTTTCAGCATGCTTATTCGGCCGCAGCCAAATTGATAAGCACTGCGGATGAAATGCTGCAAACTCTGCTTGGTATGAAATAA
- a CDS encoding DUF4062 domain-containing protein: MIKKINIINHPKKELAEERRAVKEFIAHDPLLRRFISNVFLFEDIPAKDRKPDDIYLNEVERCDIYLAILGNHYGSKKEMPQ, encoded by the coding sequence ATTATAAAAAAAATCAATATAATAAATCATCCTAAAAAAGAACTCGCAGAGGAACGCCGTGCGGTTAAAGAGTTCATTGCCCATGATCCTCTTCTTCGCCGGTTCATATCCAATGTGTTTCTGTTCGAAGATATTCCTGCCAAAGACCGCAAGCCCGACGATATATATCTGAATGAGGTTGAGCGGTGCGATATCTATCTTGCTATTTTGGGCAATCATTATGGAAGTAAAAAGGAAATGCCCCAATAA
- the flgL gene encoding flagellar hook-associated protein FlgL has product MRITNKGVYDSIKYNLGKITEEMNKANEITSSGKRITDLSDDPVGLTQALKLKSAISGIDQLGRNVSLGNSWLAASESALTSVQDLISDTKSLCVQMASSTSGASERASAATTIQNTIDEILSLANTEVSGRYIFSGTKTDSQAFDQSGTYLGNNESFAVKIGTDTTMNVGRDGSEVFGTIFADLTDLKNDLLNNNIGGIQSSLDDLTVHFNNTTNTISDIGSKMNRMEIKEQILQDLDIVNTDRLSVIEDADIADAIIKIKELEVAYQAALSSSSKIMQLSLVDYLK; this is encoded by the coding sequence ATGCGGATAACTAACAAAGGAGTATATGATTCCATTAAATACAATCTGGGCAAGATAACTGAAGAAATGAACAAAGCAAATGAAATTACTTCTTCGGGAAAACGAATCACGGATCTATCGGATGACCCTGTCGGTCTTACCCAGGCGTTAAAACTTAAATCCGCTATTTCCGGCATAGACCAGTTGGGAAGAAATGTGTCTTTGGGAAACTCATGGCTTGCCGCCTCAGAGAGCGCATTAACCAGCGTACAGGATTTGATCTCCGATACAAAATCCTTGTGTGTTCAAATGGCATCCAGTACATCAGGGGCTTCCGAAAGAGCTTCAGCAGCAACAACAATACAAAATACAATAGACGAAATTTTATCGCTGGCCAATACTGAAGTTAGTGGAAGATATATATTTTCAGGAACCAAAACAGATTCGCAGGCATTTGACCAGAGCGGAACCTATTTGGGAAACAATGAATCTTTTGCCGTAAAAATAGGTACGGATACTACTATGAACGTGGGAAGAGATGGGAGCGAAGTATTTGGTACGATCTTTGCCGATTTAACCGATTTAAAAAACGATTTACTAAACAACAATATCGGAGGAATTCAAAGCAGTCTCGATGATTTAACCGTACATTTCAATAACACAACAAACACGATTTCCGATATCGGTTCAAAGATGAACAGAATGGAAATTAAAGAGCAGATATTACAGGATCTGGATATCGTTAATACAGACCGGCTTTCAGTTATCGAAGATGCGGATATAGCGGACGCAATAATAAAAATTAAGGAATTGGAAGTTGCTTACCAGGCCGCTTTAAGTTCTTCCAGCAAAATAATGCAATTAAGCCTTGTAGACTATTTGAAATAA
- a CDS encoding DUF1722 domain-containing protein, with translation MRIWDISPGYLNNQSLLGEHRELHAIVSIISNNKKGYARHPETLRWKSFGWALSKRHSLLVSEMSLRNFKHHTPVDLLSAKDIWPDTFIDSPGSQFGLLKNKYIDRSPGRIPLPRNTKELWAHHKYSVMARNPGLYKLIGKKISKFKKYEGFNELALELTEILRIRPATGNLKNTTDHMWGYVSGNLTNRGTDSMSLNEILSEIQRLAIMYKEPYLMASTALSELRSWL, from the coding sequence ATGCGAATATGGGATATAAGTCCGGGATATTTAAATAACCAAAGTCTTCTTGGAGAACATCGCGAGCTTCATGCAATCGTTTCTATCATAAGCAATAACAAGAAGGGCTATGCACGTCATCCGGAAACTTTACGCTGGAAATCATTTGGATGGGCGCTTTCAAAGCGGCATTCTCTTTTAGTTTCCGAAATGAGTTTAAGAAATTTTAAGCACCATACTCCGGTTGATCTTCTATCTGCAAAAGACATTTGGCCTGATACTTTTATTGATTCCCCGGGTTCTCAATTTGGTCTTCTAAAAAATAAATACATAGACCGCTCCCCCGGAAGAATACCTCTTCCCCGAAATACAAAAGAGTTATGGGCGCATCATAAATATTCCGTTATGGCCAGAAACCCGGGTTTATATAAATTAATAGGTAAAAAAATATCAAAATTTAAAAAATATGAAGGATTCAATGAGCTTGCTTTAGAATTGACTGAAATACTTCGAATCCGGCCTGCGACCGGAAATCTGAAAAATACTACAGATCATATGTGGGGGTATGTTTCCGGCAATTTGACCAACAGGGGCACAGACTCTATGAGTTTAAATGAAATACTATCGGAAATCCAACGTTTGGCAATTATGTATAAAGAACCGTATTTAATGGCTTCCACGGCGTTGAGCGAATTGAGATCATGGCTATAA
- the csrA gene encoding carbon storage regulator CsrA, with product MLIITRKADEKIIIGDDIVVTIIEVKGSVVKLGIEAPKSVSIHRQEIYDKILEQNLKAAEVDESDLTIAASILNKIKPDGESK from the coding sequence ATGCTGATAATTACACGAAAAGCAGATGAAAAAATTATAATCGGTGATGATATTGTTGTTACAATAATTGAAGTCAAAGGATCTGTAGTCAAGCTGGGGATTGAAGCGCCAAAATCCGTAAGCATTCATCGTCAGGAGATATATGATAAAATACTAGAGCAGAATCTCAAAGCTGCGGAAGTAGATGAATCCGATCTTACAATAGCTGCATCCATATTAAATAAAATTAAACCAGATGGTGAGTCAAAGTGA
- a CDS encoding flagellar basal body P-ring protein FlgI: MYGRFKIAFLLVLLLCLFIPSRGFSARIKDLSSIKGIRSNQLFGYGLIIGLNGSGDKSGTTFTIQALANMLEKMGIHVSQDDMKVNNVAAVMVSTELPPFARIGKDLDVTVSSIGDAKSLLGGTLLLTPLKGVDGKVYALAQGPIVVGGFSSGGEAGGGVTKNHPTVGRIVNGATVEKEVLVSLENRNNLTLMLNNPDFETATRVADVIKAQFGEDLAKPLDSGTLKIKVPEAYQNDVVGLIAKLGNLDVKPDNVAKVIVNEKTGTVVIGENVTISIVAVAHGNLNIQIKETKEVSQPLPFGVSRSANAAPAQMPNGTVVAPGGATVVSPDTEINADEEKTSLVLINSGKTVGELVRALNAIGVTPRDLITILQTIKAAGALQAELEII; the protein is encoded by the coding sequence ATGTATGGCCGTTTTAAGATAGCATTTCTGCTGGTATTATTACTGTGCTTGTTTATTCCTTCAAGGGGATTTTCTGCCCGTATAAAAGATTTGTCTTCTATTAAAGGAATCCGTTCAAACCAGCTTTTTGGTTATGGTTTGATTATCGGTCTTAACGGCAGCGGCGATAAGAGCGGCACTACCTTTACAATTCAGGCTCTTGCCAACATGCTTGAAAAGATGGGAATACATGTGAGCCAGGATGATATGAAAGTAAACAATGTTGCGGCTGTGATGGTAAGCACTGAACTGCCGCCGTTTGCCAGGATCGGTAAAGATTTGGATGTGACGGTTTCATCTATTGGTGATGCCAAAAGCCTTCTGGGCGGGACACTTTTGCTTACCCCTTTAAAAGGTGTTGACGGCAAAGTATATGCGCTTGCTCAGGGGCCTATTGTTGTTGGCGGCTTCAGCTCAGGAGGAGAAGCTGGTGGGGGTGTAACAAAGAATCATCCTACAGTTGGACGAATAGTAAATGGTGCAACAGTTGAAAAAGAGGTTCTGGTGTCGCTTGAGAATAGAAACAATCTAACTCTTATGTTAAATAATCCCGATTTTGAAACCGCAACAAGGGTTGCAGATGTAATTAAGGCGCAATTCGGAGAAGATCTGGCTAAACCGTTAGATTCGGGCACTCTTAAAATCAAGGTTCCCGAAGCATACCAAAATGATGTTGTCGGCTTGATTGCTAAACTTGGCAATCTTGATGTTAAGCCCGATAATGTTGCCAAAGTAATAGTGAACGAGAAAACAGGCACTGTTGTTATTGGAGAAAACGTCACAATTTCAATTGTTGCTGTTGCTCATGGTAACTTGAATATACAAATAAAAGAGACAAAAGAAGTTTCGCAACCTCTGCCGTTTGGGGTATCACGTTCTGCAAACGCGGCGCCTGCACAGATGCCAAACGGAACGGTAGTTGCGCCAGGTGGGGCAACGGTTGTCAGTCCGGATACTGAAATAAACGCGGATGAAGAAAAAACAAGCCTGGTATTAATAAATAGTGGAAAAACTGTTGGCGAACTGGTCCGTGCTCTTAATGCTATCGGGGTTACGCCAAGAGATCTTATTACTATCCTTCAGACAATCAAAGCAGCAGGAGCGCTTCAGGCTGAACTGGAAATTATTTAA